Part of the Paenibacillus sp. JNUCC32 genome is shown below.
GATCTTCAAGGGGCTCTGGATACATATAACCTCTCCGTAGTACTTGATCAAGAGAGACCGGTCATTACACTTTTAGGTGCCAATCCTATGCGGATAGAAGCAGGAAGTTCCTTTACCGATCCAGGAGCTGTGGCTCAAGACGCACAGGATGGGGATTTGACAGACAGCATTACCGTCACGGGTAGCGTGTACACCGACCAAATTGCTGACTATAGCCTTGAATACAAAGTTTCTGATCATGCTGGAAACACGGCATCTGTAGTACGTAGTGTATATGTCAAGGATACAAATGCGCCTGTCATTACTCTAAGGGGTGATAGCCAAGTTAGCATATATGAGGGCGAGGCATTCACTGATACGGGTGCAACAGCATTTGATTCTTTTGAAGGAGACTTGACGGAGGAAATCTTGGTGAGCGGCGGCGTCGATATTGATGTTCCGGGAACCTATACAATGACTTATAATGTACAGGATTCTTCAGGTAATGTAGCGGCCGAAGTGAGCAGGACGGTTACCGTTAAGAGCAAACCTTCTACCGGCGGACCCGCTTCATCCCCAGATCAAGATACGACCCATACATTATTGAATGCATCCTCACTTCGAAGTATCGAGCTTTCGGCGGGAACGATGAGCCCTTCATTTTCTCCATGGATTAAAAAATACACCGTAACAGTAGATGCTGAGGTAAATGCTCTTCGTATTCGTCCTGCAGCATATGGCCCTAGTAAAATTACGGTTAACGGTGAAACAATAGAAGAAGGCTGGTCGAAGCTTATACAGTTGGGGAATGAAAGCAGCACGGATATCACGATTACAGTGAATTCATATGACGGTCACACCAGTACATATACACTTGCTGTCGATAAAAAGGGTGAAGAAAGTGAACCGTCAGTTAATAATCCATTCAACGAAGCAGAAAAACCGGTTAATTTTGCGGACGTGGCAGGTCATTGGGCAGAGCATGACATTGTTGAAGCGGTGAAAGCAGGCTTCATTACTGGCTTTGAAGATAAAAGTTTTCGTCCAAATCAGCCGGTGACGCGAAGTCAGTTTGTCACAATGTTAGTAAGAGCATTGGACATGAAAGGTTCAGGAAACAGCGCATCATATAGAGATGTGGATTTAATTCCGGTCTGGGCCTTAGAGGCAACAGGGGCTGCACTCGAAGCGGGTATTGCCGGTGGATATCCAGACGGTTCATTTCGACCGAACGCTTCCATTACAAGAGCAGAAATGGCAGTTATGGCCGCCAGAGCGATGAATTTGCCAATCATTGAGGATGAGACAGTGATTTTTTTGGATGCAATTGAGATACCATTCTGGGCCAAACCTTATGTGTCAGCTGCTGCGAAGCAAGGTTTAATCAACGGCCGAGGTGGGAGTACATTTGTACCTAACGAATTAATGACACGTGCCGAAGCGGCAATTATTCTGCTCCGTATGCGATCAAGGGGAAATATTAGTTAATCAATTAAAGGATCGGTAATTAAGTTTACAACAATGGAACAATCTTAAAATAGACAGCTGATCACTTTGTGGGTGACAAAAACATAGTAACAATAGAAGCCGCTAATTAAGCGGCTTTTTTGTTTTATCGGTACAAGTTCTTGTCCCGAGTCGAGGACAAGAACTTGTACCTTTTGCCGTAAAGGACAAAAACATGATCCGATTACCGATTAGATAAGTATCTAGCTATGTTTCCATGCAATTGATTAAGCTCACGGGCAGTTTAACACAGCAAATATTACGAAACCGAACAACATCCTGCGAGTTATGACTAGACTAATTGCCATCCCCTAAGGGGCTCTTTTTTATTTAATCTTTTTTCTTGACCTTTACATTAATGTGAAGCTTTATAATAAAGCTAACGTTCCTAATCGATGAGGTGATCGTTTTGAAGATCGGAAAGGTAAGAAAAATAACTGGCGTTAGTGCCCGTTCGATTCGTTATTATGAGGAGAAAGGATTGATCAAAACATCTCGTCAAGAAAATAATTATAGAGAATATGACGAAAAGGCGATCGAATCCATTAACGCAATTCAACTTTATTTAGGTTTAGGGCTGACAACTGACCAAATTCGGGACATTCTCTTCTGTAGATTTCCTGAGCAACAGGAGCATAAAGATAAAGACGTCTATTGTGAGGAATTACTGCTAATGTATCAGTCGAAAATGCACGAGATTAACCAACAATTAGTTGCTTTAAACAAAGCGAAGTTCAATTTGGCTGAAAAAATCAATCGGATGGTACAAAAACGGGAGGAGGATAATAAATGACTATATTAGTTGCTGGGGCAACGGGAACCGTAGGGCGGCATGTCGTGGACCAACTTCTTCAAAGGGGGCAAAAGGTACGTGCATTGACACGTAATCCGCAGCAAGCCAATCTTCCTCATGGTGTAGAGGTTGTCGCGGGAGATTTAAGTGATCCAAGTACGCTAGTTTCTGCGTTGGTTGGCATCAGCGGCATGCATTTAATTACAACAGGTGCCGAATATGCCCCATTACAAACAGGACCAGAAATCGTTGAGCTTGCTGAGAAGGCCGGGGTGCGAAGGGTTACAGTTTTGTGGAACGGAGAGAATGGCCCTTTTGAGAAGGCGGTTGAGTCAAGCAGTCTGGAGTGGACTCAGCTTCAAGCTTTTGAATTTATGTCAAACGCACGGAAATGGGCGAACTCTATACGCTCCGAGGGGGTTGTTCGAGACCTGTTCGGAGGATCACTGATTGCTCCTGTTCATGAAGCCGATATTGGAAGAGTCGCAGCGGTTGCACTAACTGGGGAAGGTCATGCAAGTCAAATATATACAATAACAGGGCCTGAGAGTTTGTCGGTTCAAGATAAAGTTCGGATAATCAGTGAGGTTATTGGACGTGAAATTCAATTTATCGAAAGCTCTGAAGAAGAAGAACGTGAACAGATGAGG
Proteins encoded:
- a CDS encoding immunoglobulin-like domain-containing protein, which produces MLKRNLPKQSLYCFIIAVLLVPIMIFTPFLPTTVSAVEAGEFVKAKQIAAGGRVSLALKTDGTFAAWGADYYGQTNIPAGLSGVVDIAVGSYHSLALKSDGTVVAWGGYAGADWGQTDVPADLTDVIAIDTYGSHSLALKSNGTVVGWGNNDLGQLNPPSGLTDVVAIATAGTHSLALRSNGTVVAWGNNNYGQTNVPTDLTDVVAIAAGSNHSLALKSDGTVVGWGYNYFGQINPPSGLTDVVAVTAGSYFSLALKSDGTVVGWGMNQNGQIRIPFGLQGVVAIDTAGDHTLALKSDGTVVAWGWNDDGQTEVPGGLLQSLEMTGPDGNKIPFVFDSDQYAYTIAIDSDITSVEVRGIPEEAGYADIYINGIKQTSEQGTVVPIIGQTAHISVEHAPYLLANQMYNINVVREADKTDLISLIEQAQDRLETTVEGNSPGQYPSSARTALSQEIIAMEALVSDRLALEADVEQGLVDLQGALDTYNLSVVLDQERPVITLLGANPMRIEAGSSFTDPGAVAQDAQDGDLTDSITVTGSVYTDQIADYSLEYKVSDHAGNTASVVRSVYVKDTNAPVITLRGDSQVSIYEGEAFTDTGATAFDSFEGDLTEEILVSGGVDIDVPGTYTMTYNVQDSSGNVAAEVSRTVTVKSKPSTGGPASSPDQDTTHTLLNASSLRSIELSAGTMSPSFSPWIKKYTVTVDAEVNALRIRPAAYGPSKITVNGETIEEGWSKLIQLGNESSTDITITVNSYDGHTSTYTLAVDKKGEESEPSVNNPFNEAEKPVNFADVAGHWAEHDIVEAVKAGFITGFEDKSFRPNQPVTRSQFVTMLVRALDMKGSGNSASYRDVDLIPVWALEATGAALEAGIAGGYPDGSFRPNASITRAEMAVMAARAMNLPIIEDETVIFLDAIEIPFWAKPYVSAAAKQGLINGRGGSTFVPNELMTRAEAAIILLRMRSRGNIS
- a CDS encoding MerR family transcriptional regulator translates to MIVLKIGKVRKITGVSARSIRYYEEKGLIKTSRQENNYREYDEKAIESINAIQLYLGLGLTTDQIRDILFCRFPEQQEHKDKDVYCEELLLMYQSKMHEINQQLVALNKAKFNLAEKINRMVQKREEDNK
- a CDS encoding NmrA family NAD(P)-binding protein; the protein is MTILVAGATGTVGRHVVDQLLQRGQKVRALTRNPQQANLPHGVEVVAGDLSDPSTLVSALVGISGMHLITTGAEYAPLQTGPEIVELAEKAGVRRVTVLWNGENGPFEKAVESSSLEWTQLQAFEFMSNARKWANSIRSEGVVRDLFGGSLIAPVHEADIGRVAAVALTGEGHASQIYTITGPESLSVQDKVRIISEVIGREIQFIESSEEEEREQMRKMGVQEDAIDYVISWHLNPPKSAYTVLSTVEEVTGHKPYTFAEWVKENAGFFINSDNA